The following are encoded together in the Onychostoma macrolepis isolate SWU-2019 chromosome 03, ASM1243209v1, whole genome shotgun sequence genome:
- the LOC131536483 gene encoding uncharacterized protein LOC131536483 yields the protein MGRSLEDHTRDFLDLACLTHFPDCSLCVFYISSLSERCKARLPANGPKEDFAACVEWVLENNGLFFSICLSEEDISSPTPEPETSQPSPRYTEPEPQISSDQVREPATSSVLNGVLVVYESLEGSPAHTPTTEGELHLVSRSYQEEHMDIFLMDLIDWFGEVLTCAPESPASPLVLSSPESPGSPLVPSSPESPASPLVPSSSCAAMCHLQQLSLRQSVPWCRRPLLHHGSSHHQLHRGLPSWLASGLPPDSSRSGLLPPSTPPWTYVLYSFCFCPFPIACPSPTPRPPPEPPPSLLFWTAFVCRGRTVLGRG from the coding sequence ATGGGCCGTTCGCTGGAGGACCATACCAGGGACTTTCTAGATCTGGCATGCCTTACCCACTTCCCCGACTGCTCGCTCTGTGTCTTTTACATCTCCAGCTTGAGCGAGCGGTGTAAGGCACGCCTGCCAGCGAACGGTCCCAAAGAGGATTTCGCCGCttgtgtggagtgggtgctggagaATAATGGACTGTTTTTCTCCATCTGCCTCTCAGAGGAGGATATCTCCAGTCCCACTCCCGAACCAGAGACCAGCCAGCCATCACCCCGCTACACGGAGCCTGAGCCTCAAATATCGTCTGACCAAGTGCGTGAGCCGGCAACATCGTCCGTTCTCAACGGAGTTTTGGTGGTATACGAGAGCTTGGAGGGAAGCCCTGCCCACACTCCCacgactgagggtgagctgcatCTGGTTTCTAGGAGCTATCAAGAGGAACACATGGACATCTTCCTGATGGACCTTATAGACTGGTTTGGAGAAGTACTAACCTGTGCTCCTGaatctcctgcgtctccgctggttctgtccagccctgaatctcctggatctccgctggttccgtccagccctgaatctcctgcgtctccgctggttccgtccagctcatGTGCCGCCATGTGCCACCTCCAGCAGCTCAGTCTCCGTCAGTCGGTCCCCTGGTGTCGTCGGCCccttctccaccatggctcctcccaccATCAACTCCACCGTGGGCTGCCATCCTGGCTGGCCTCTGGATTGCCACCTGACTCCTCCCGCTCCGGGCTCCTCCCGCCCTCCACTCCCCCATGGACTTATGTATTGTACTCCTTTTGCTTTTGTCCCTTTCCCATTGCCTGCCCTTCTCCAACTCCTCGCCCACCTCCAGAACCCCCACCATCCCTCCTCTTTTGGACCGCCTTTGTCTGTCGGGGACGCACTGTTCTGGGAAGGGGGTGA